A genomic window from Lotus japonicus ecotype B-129 chromosome 1, LjGifu_v1.2 includes:
- the LOC130730094 gene encoding receptor-like protein kinase 7 isoform X2 — protein sequence MLAGVISRRGPPPVFILSAVLFFLCLFTSSHSDELQSLMKFKSSIQTSDTNVFSSWKLANSPCNFTGIVCNSNGFVSQINLSQKKLVGTLPFDSICELQSLEKFSIESNFLHGSISEELKNCTSLKYLDLGGNSFTGSVPEFSTLNKLEYLNLNASGVSGVFPWKSLENLTSLTFLSLGDNLFEETSFPLEVLKLENLYWLYLTNCSITGKIPVGIGNLTHLHNLELSDNKLSGEIPADIGKLVRLWRLEIYDNYLSGKFPVGFGNLTNLVYFDASSNHLEGDLSEVKFLKNLASLQLFENKFSGVIPQELGDFRNLTDLSLYSNNLTGPLPQKLGSWGGMEFIDVSDNSLSGPIPPDMCKNSNMFTDMALLNNSFSGSIPETYANCTSLVRFRLSRNLLSGVVPSGIWGLPNMILIDLGMNRFEGPLSSDIGKAKSLAQLFLSDNKFSGELPLEISEATSLVSIQLSSNQISGHIPEKIGELNKLTSLNLDNNNLSGIIPDSIGSCVSLNEVNLAGNSFTGVIPTTIGSLPTLNSLNLSSNKLSESVAISAFREGFMGNPGLCSQTLRNFKPCSLESGSSRRIRNLVLFFIAGLMVLLVSLAYFLFMKLKQNNKFEKPVLKSSSWNFKHYRVINFNESEIIDGIKAENMIGKGGSGNVYKVVLKTGEELAVKHIWSSNPSVQGSCRSSSAMLRRGSSRSPEYDAEVATLSSIRHVNVVKLYCSITSEDSSLLVYEFLPNGSLWERLHCCTKTQMGWEVRYDIAIGAARGLEYLHHGCDRPVIHRDVKSSNILLDEKWKPRIADFGLAKILQGGAGNWTNVIAGTLGYMAPEYAYTCKVTEKSDVYSFGVVLMELVTGKRPMETEFGENKDIVYWVCSNIRDKENAVQLVDPTIAKHFKEDAMKVLRIATLCTAKFPASRPSMRMLVQMLEEIEPCASSSTKVIVTIDG from the exons ATGCTCGCCGGAGTAATTTCCCGTCGCGGGCCGCCGCCTGTTTTTATTCTCTCTGCTGTTCTGTTTTTCCTCTGCCTCTTTACTTCCTCTCACTCTGATGAACTTCAATCACTCATGAAGTTCAAGTCCTCTATCCAAACTTCAGATACAAACGTTTTCAGTTCTTGGAAACTTGCAAACTCTCCCTGCAACTTCACCGGAATTGTCTGCAATTCCAATGGTTTCGTTTCACAAATCAATCTCTCACAAAAAAAGCTAGTAGGCACTCTTCCTTTTGACTCAATCTGCGAGCTTCAATCGCTTGAGAAGTTCTCTATAGAGTCCAACTTCCTCCATGGCAGCATCAGTGAGGAGCTAAAGAACTGCACAAGCTTGAAGTACTTGGATTTGGGTGGCAATTCATTTACTGGTTCTGTACCTGAATTCTCAACTTTGAACAAGTTGGAGTACTTGAATTTAAATGCAAGTGGAGTTTCTGGTGTATTTCCATGGAAATCATTGGAAAATTTGACAAGTCTCACTTTTTTGAGCCTTGGTGATAACCTGTTTGAAGAAACTTCTTTCCCTTTGGAGGTCTTAAAGCTTGAAAATTTATACTGGCTTTACCTCACAAATTGCAGCATCACTGGGAAAATCCCAGTGGGTATTGGAAACCTAACTCATCTTCATAATCTTGAGCTTTCTGATAACAAGTTATCTGGTGAAATTCCAGCTGATATTGGTAAGCTTGTGAGGTTATGGAGGCTTGAGATATATGATAACTATTTGAGTGGGAAATTCCCAGTTGGATTTGGCAACCTTACCAATCTTGTCTACTTTGATGCTTCTAGTAACCATCTTGAAGGTGATCTTTCTGAGGTGAAGTTTTTGAAAAACCTTGCTTCTCTGCAGCTTTTTGAGAACAAATTCTCAGGAGTGATTCCACAGGAGCTTGGTGATTTCAGAAACCTCACAGATCTTTCTCTCTACTCTAACAACCTCACTGGTCCTCTTCCTCAAAAGCTTGGCTCCTGGGGAGGCATGGAATTCATTGATGTTTCAGACAATTCTCTTTCTGGTCCTATTCCACCTGATATGTGCAAGAACAGCAACATGTTCACAGACATGGCACTGTTAAACAACAGCTTCTCTGGAAGCATACCAGAAACATATGCAAATTGCACATCTTTGGTTAGGTTCAGGCTAAGTAGGAATTTACTTTCTGGTGTTGTTCCTTCAGGGATATGGGGTTTGCCAAATATGATACTAATTGATCTTGGGATGAACCGTTTTGAAGGTCCACTCTCATCTGATATTGGCAAAGCAAAATCTCTTGCTCAACTGTTTTTATCTGATAATAAGTTCTCAGGTGAGTTACCTTTGGAAATCTCAGAAGCCACTTCATTGGTCTCAATTCAGCTAAGTTCAAATCAAATTTCTGGTCATATCCCAGAAAAGATTGGTGAATTGAACAAGCTAACTAGTCTTAATTTGGATAATAACAATCTTTCTGGTATCATACCAGATTCTATTGGTTCCTGTGTTTCTCTGAATGAAGTAAATCTTGCTGGTAACTCTTTCACTGGGGTGATACCTACTACAATTGGGTCTCTTCCTACTCTTAATTCATTGAACCTGTCATCAAACAAGCTTTCTG AATCAGTGGCTATTTCAGCTTTCAGAGAGGGGTTCATGGGAAATCCTGGCTTATGCAGCCAGACTTTGAGAAATTTCAAACCATGTTCATTGGAATCTGGCAGCTCCAGGAGAATCAGAAACCTTGTACTCTTTTTCATTGCTGGCTTAATGGTTCTCCTTGTTTCATTAGCATATTTTCTCTTCATGAAACTGAAGCAGAACAACAAGTTTGAGAAGCCAGTACTCAAGTCCAGTTCTTGGAATTTCAAGCACTACCGCGTGATAAACTTCAATGAGTCTGAAATCATTGATGGGATCAAGGCTGAGAATATGATAGGAAAAGGAGGATCTGGGAATGTTTACAAGGTTGTGCTTAAAACTGGGGAAGAACTTGCAGTGAAACACATATGGTCTTCAAATCCAAGTGTTCAGGGGAGTTGCAGGAGCAGCTCAGCTATGCTGAGAAGGGGTTCTTCAAGGTCACCTGAGTATGATGCTGAGGTGGCTACTCTGAGCTCTATAAGGCATGTGAATGTGGTGAAGCTCTATTGTAGCATCACAAGTGAAGATAGTAGCTTGCTTGTGTATGAGTTCTTGCCAAATGGGAGCTTGTGGGAGAGGTTGCACTGTTGTACGAAGACTCAGATGGGGTGGGAGGTTAGGTATGACATTGCAATTGGTGCTGCTAGAGGATTGGAGTACCTGCATCATGGGTGTGATAGGCCTGTTATACACAGGGATGTGAAATCCAGTAACATATTGTTGGATGAGAAATGGAAGCCAAGGATTGCTGATTTTGGACTTGCCAAGATTCTGCAGGGAGGAGCAGGCAATTGGACCAATGTCATTGCTGGAACACTTGGCTACATGGCTCCTG AGTATGCGTATACTTGCAAAGTGACAGAGAAGAGTGATGTTTACAGTTTTGGGGTGGTGCTGATGGAATTGGTCACAGGGAAGAGGCCTATGGAGACAGAGTTTGGAGAGAACAAGGACATAGTCTACTGGGTATGCAGCAATATTAGGGACAAAGAAAATGCAGTTCAGTTAGTGGATCCTACCATTGCAAAGCATTTCAAAGAAGATGCAATGAAGGTGTTGAGAATCGCCACATTGTGCACGGCCAAATTTCCAGCTTCAAGGCCTTCAATGAGAATGTTGGTTCAAATGTTGGAAGAGATTGAGCCTTGTGCTTCAAGTTCAACCAAAGTGATTGTGACCATAGATGGCTAA
- the LOC130730094 gene encoding receptor-like protein kinase 7 isoform X1: protein MLAGVISRRGPPPVFILSAVLFFLCLFTSSHSDELQSLMKFKSSIQTSDTNVFSSWKLANSPCNFTGIVCNSNGFVSQINLSQKKLVGTLPFDSICELQSLEKFSIESNFLHGSISEELKNCTSLKYLDLGGNSFTGSVPEFSTLNKLEYLNLNASGVSGVFPWKSLENLTSLTFLSLGDNLFEETSFPLEVLKLENLYWLYLTNCSITGKIPVGIGNLTHLHNLELSDNKLSGEIPADIGKLVRLWRLEIYDNYLSGKFPVGFGNLTNLVYFDASSNHLEGDLSEVKFLKNLASLQLFENKFSGVIPQELGDFRNLTDLSLYSNNLTGPLPQKLGSWGGMEFIDVSDNSLSGPIPPDMCKNSNMFTDMALLNNSFSGSIPETYANCTSLVRFRLSRNLLSGVVPSGIWGLPNMILIDLGMNRFEGPLSSDIGKAKSLAQLFLSDNKFSGELPLEISEATSLVSIQLSSNQISGHIPEKIGELNKLTSLNLDNNNLSGIIPDSIGSCVSLNEVNLAGNSFTGVIPTTIGSLPTLNSLNLSSNKLSGKIPSSFSSRKLSLLDLSNNQLFGSIPESVAISAFREGFMGNPGLCSQTLRNFKPCSLESGSSRRIRNLVLFFIAGLMVLLVSLAYFLFMKLKQNNKFEKPVLKSSSWNFKHYRVINFNESEIIDGIKAENMIGKGGSGNVYKVVLKTGEELAVKHIWSSNPSVQGSCRSSSAMLRRGSSRSPEYDAEVATLSSIRHVNVVKLYCSITSEDSSLLVYEFLPNGSLWERLHCCTKTQMGWEVRYDIAIGAARGLEYLHHGCDRPVIHRDVKSSNILLDEKWKPRIADFGLAKILQGGAGNWTNVIAGTLGYMAPEYAYTCKVTEKSDVYSFGVVLMELVTGKRPMETEFGENKDIVYWVCSNIRDKENAVQLVDPTIAKHFKEDAMKVLRIATLCTAKFPASRPSMRMLVQMLEEIEPCASSSTKVIVTIDG from the exons ATGCTCGCCGGAGTAATTTCCCGTCGCGGGCCGCCGCCTGTTTTTATTCTCTCTGCTGTTCTGTTTTTCCTCTGCCTCTTTACTTCCTCTCACTCTGATGAACTTCAATCACTCATGAAGTTCAAGTCCTCTATCCAAACTTCAGATACAAACGTTTTCAGTTCTTGGAAACTTGCAAACTCTCCCTGCAACTTCACCGGAATTGTCTGCAATTCCAATGGTTTCGTTTCACAAATCAATCTCTCACAAAAAAAGCTAGTAGGCACTCTTCCTTTTGACTCAATCTGCGAGCTTCAATCGCTTGAGAAGTTCTCTATAGAGTCCAACTTCCTCCATGGCAGCATCAGTGAGGAGCTAAAGAACTGCACAAGCTTGAAGTACTTGGATTTGGGTGGCAATTCATTTACTGGTTCTGTACCTGAATTCTCAACTTTGAACAAGTTGGAGTACTTGAATTTAAATGCAAGTGGAGTTTCTGGTGTATTTCCATGGAAATCATTGGAAAATTTGACAAGTCTCACTTTTTTGAGCCTTGGTGATAACCTGTTTGAAGAAACTTCTTTCCCTTTGGAGGTCTTAAAGCTTGAAAATTTATACTGGCTTTACCTCACAAATTGCAGCATCACTGGGAAAATCCCAGTGGGTATTGGAAACCTAACTCATCTTCATAATCTTGAGCTTTCTGATAACAAGTTATCTGGTGAAATTCCAGCTGATATTGGTAAGCTTGTGAGGTTATGGAGGCTTGAGATATATGATAACTATTTGAGTGGGAAATTCCCAGTTGGATTTGGCAACCTTACCAATCTTGTCTACTTTGATGCTTCTAGTAACCATCTTGAAGGTGATCTTTCTGAGGTGAAGTTTTTGAAAAACCTTGCTTCTCTGCAGCTTTTTGAGAACAAATTCTCAGGAGTGATTCCACAGGAGCTTGGTGATTTCAGAAACCTCACAGATCTTTCTCTCTACTCTAACAACCTCACTGGTCCTCTTCCTCAAAAGCTTGGCTCCTGGGGAGGCATGGAATTCATTGATGTTTCAGACAATTCTCTTTCTGGTCCTATTCCACCTGATATGTGCAAGAACAGCAACATGTTCACAGACATGGCACTGTTAAACAACAGCTTCTCTGGAAGCATACCAGAAACATATGCAAATTGCACATCTTTGGTTAGGTTCAGGCTAAGTAGGAATTTACTTTCTGGTGTTGTTCCTTCAGGGATATGGGGTTTGCCAAATATGATACTAATTGATCTTGGGATGAACCGTTTTGAAGGTCCACTCTCATCTGATATTGGCAAAGCAAAATCTCTTGCTCAACTGTTTTTATCTGATAATAAGTTCTCAGGTGAGTTACCTTTGGAAATCTCAGAAGCCACTTCATTGGTCTCAATTCAGCTAAGTTCAAATCAAATTTCTGGTCATATCCCAGAAAAGATTGGTGAATTGAACAAGCTAACTAGTCTTAATTTGGATAATAACAATCTTTCTGGTATCATACCAGATTCTATTGGTTCCTGTGTTTCTCTGAATGAAGTAAATCTTGCTGGTAACTCTTTCACTGGGGTGATACCTACTACAATTGGGTCTCTTCCTACTCTTAATTCATTGAACCTGTCATCAAACAAGCTTTCTGGTAAAATCCCATCAAGTTTTTCATCTCGGAAACTTAGCCTCCTTGATTTATCTAACAACCAGTTGTTTGGTTCCATACCAGAATCAGTGGCTATTTCAGCTTTCAGAGAGGGGTTCATGGGAAATCCTGGCTTATGCAGCCAGACTTTGAGAAATTTCAAACCATGTTCATTGGAATCTGGCAGCTCCAGGAGAATCAGAAACCTTGTACTCTTTTTCATTGCTGGCTTAATGGTTCTCCTTGTTTCATTAGCATATTTTCTCTTCATGAAACTGAAGCAGAACAACAAGTTTGAGAAGCCAGTACTCAAGTCCAGTTCTTGGAATTTCAAGCACTACCGCGTGATAAACTTCAATGAGTCTGAAATCATTGATGGGATCAAGGCTGAGAATATGATAGGAAAAGGAGGATCTGGGAATGTTTACAAGGTTGTGCTTAAAACTGGGGAAGAACTTGCAGTGAAACACATATGGTCTTCAAATCCAAGTGTTCAGGGGAGTTGCAGGAGCAGCTCAGCTATGCTGAGAAGGGGTTCTTCAAGGTCACCTGAGTATGATGCTGAGGTGGCTACTCTGAGCTCTATAAGGCATGTGAATGTGGTGAAGCTCTATTGTAGCATCACAAGTGAAGATAGTAGCTTGCTTGTGTATGAGTTCTTGCCAAATGGGAGCTTGTGGGAGAGGTTGCACTGTTGTACGAAGACTCAGATGGGGTGGGAGGTTAGGTATGACATTGCAATTGGTGCTGCTAGAGGATTGGAGTACCTGCATCATGGGTGTGATAGGCCTGTTATACACAGGGATGTGAAATCCAGTAACATATTGTTGGATGAGAAATGGAAGCCAAGGATTGCTGATTTTGGACTTGCCAAGATTCTGCAGGGAGGAGCAGGCAATTGGACCAATGTCATTGCTGGAACACTTGGCTACATGGCTCCTG AGTATGCGTATACTTGCAAAGTGACAGAGAAGAGTGATGTTTACAGTTTTGGGGTGGTGCTGATGGAATTGGTCACAGGGAAGAGGCCTATGGAGACAGAGTTTGGAGAGAACAAGGACATAGTCTACTGGGTATGCAGCAATATTAGGGACAAAGAAAATGCAGTTCAGTTAGTGGATCCTACCATTGCAAAGCATTTCAAAGAAGATGCAATGAAGGTGTTGAGAATCGCCACATTGTGCACGGCCAAATTTCCAGCTTCAAGGCCTTCAATGAGAATGTTGGTTCAAATGTTGGAAGAGATTGAGCCTTGTGCTTCAAGTTCAACCAAAGTGATTGTGACCATAGATGGCTAA
- the LOC130730094 gene encoding receptor-like protein kinase 7 isoform X3 → MLAGVISRRGPPPVFILSAVLFFLCLFTSSHSDELQSLMKFKSSIQTSDTNVFSSWKLANSPCNFTGIVCNSNGFVSQINLSQKKLVGTLPFDSICELQSLEKFSIESNFLHGSISEELKNCTSLKYLDLGGNSFTGSVPEFSTLNKLEYLNLNASGVSGVFPWKSLENLTSLTFLSLGDNLFEETSFPLEVLKLENLYWLYLTNCSITGKIPVGIGNLTHLHNLELSDNKLSGEIPADIGKLVRLWRLEIYDNYLSGKFPVGFGNLTNLVYFDASSNHLEGDLSEVKFLKNLASLQLFENKFSGVIPQELGDFRNLTDLSLYSNNLTGPLPQKLGSWGGMEFIDVSDNSLSGPIPPDMCKNSNMFTDMALLNNSFSGSIPETYANCTSLVRFRLSRNLLSGVVPSGIWGLPNMILIDLGMNRFEGPLSSDIGKAKSLAQLFLSDNKFSDSIGSCVSLNEVNLAGNSFTGVIPTTIGSLPTLNSLNLSSNKLSGKIPSSFSSRKLSLLDLSNNQLFGSIPESVAISAFREGFMGNPGLCSQTLRNFKPCSLESGSSRRIRNLVLFFIAGLMVLLVSLAYFLFMKLKQNNKFEKPVLKSSSWNFKHYRVINFNESEIIDGIKAENMIGKGGSGNVYKVVLKTGEELAVKHIWSSNPSVQGSCRSSSAMLRRGSSRSPEYDAEVATLSSIRHVNVVKLYCSITSEDSSLLVYEFLPNGSLWERLHCCTKTQMGWEVRYDIAIGAARGLEYLHHGCDRPVIHRDVKSSNILLDEKWKPRIADFGLAKILQGGAGNWTNVIAGTLGYMAPEYAYTCKVTEKSDVYSFGVVLMELVTGKRPMETEFGENKDIVYWVCSNIRDKENAVQLVDPTIAKHFKEDAMKVLRIATLCTAKFPASRPSMRMLVQMLEEIEPCASSSTKVIVTIDG, encoded by the exons ATGCTCGCCGGAGTAATTTCCCGTCGCGGGCCGCCGCCTGTTTTTATTCTCTCTGCTGTTCTGTTTTTCCTCTGCCTCTTTACTTCCTCTCACTCTGATGAACTTCAATCACTCATGAAGTTCAAGTCCTCTATCCAAACTTCAGATACAAACGTTTTCAGTTCTTGGAAACTTGCAAACTCTCCCTGCAACTTCACCGGAATTGTCTGCAATTCCAATGGTTTCGTTTCACAAATCAATCTCTCACAAAAAAAGCTAGTAGGCACTCTTCCTTTTGACTCAATCTGCGAGCTTCAATCGCTTGAGAAGTTCTCTATAGAGTCCAACTTCCTCCATGGCAGCATCAGTGAGGAGCTAAAGAACTGCACAAGCTTGAAGTACTTGGATTTGGGTGGCAATTCATTTACTGGTTCTGTACCTGAATTCTCAACTTTGAACAAGTTGGAGTACTTGAATTTAAATGCAAGTGGAGTTTCTGGTGTATTTCCATGGAAATCATTGGAAAATTTGACAAGTCTCACTTTTTTGAGCCTTGGTGATAACCTGTTTGAAGAAACTTCTTTCCCTTTGGAGGTCTTAAAGCTTGAAAATTTATACTGGCTTTACCTCACAAATTGCAGCATCACTGGGAAAATCCCAGTGGGTATTGGAAACCTAACTCATCTTCATAATCTTGAGCTTTCTGATAACAAGTTATCTGGTGAAATTCCAGCTGATATTGGTAAGCTTGTGAGGTTATGGAGGCTTGAGATATATGATAACTATTTGAGTGGGAAATTCCCAGTTGGATTTGGCAACCTTACCAATCTTGTCTACTTTGATGCTTCTAGTAACCATCTTGAAGGTGATCTTTCTGAGGTGAAGTTTTTGAAAAACCTTGCTTCTCTGCAGCTTTTTGAGAACAAATTCTCAGGAGTGATTCCACAGGAGCTTGGTGATTTCAGAAACCTCACAGATCTTTCTCTCTACTCTAACAACCTCACTGGTCCTCTTCCTCAAAAGCTTGGCTCCTGGGGAGGCATGGAATTCATTGATGTTTCAGACAATTCTCTTTCTGGTCCTATTCCACCTGATATGTGCAAGAACAGCAACATGTTCACAGACATGGCACTGTTAAACAACAGCTTCTCTGGAAGCATACCAGAAACATATGCAAATTGCACATCTTTGGTTAGGTTCAGGCTAAGTAGGAATTTACTTTCTGGTGTTGTTCCTTCAGGGATATGGGGTTTGCCAAATATGATACTAATTGATCTTGGGATGAACCGTTTTGAAGGTCCACTCTCATCTGATATTGGCAAAGCAAAATCTCTTGCTCAACTGTTTTTATCTGATAATAAGTTCTCAG ATTCTATTGGTTCCTGTGTTTCTCTGAATGAAGTAAATCTTGCTGGTAACTCTTTCACTGGGGTGATACCTACTACAATTGGGTCTCTTCCTACTCTTAATTCATTGAACCTGTCATCAAACAAGCTTTCTGGTAAAATCCCATCAAGTTTTTCATCTCGGAAACTTAGCCTCCTTGATTTATCTAACAACCAGTTGTTTGGTTCCATACCAGAATCAGTGGCTATTTCAGCTTTCAGAGAGGGGTTCATGGGAAATCCTGGCTTATGCAGCCAGACTTTGAGAAATTTCAAACCATGTTCATTGGAATCTGGCAGCTCCAGGAGAATCAGAAACCTTGTACTCTTTTTCATTGCTGGCTTAATGGTTCTCCTTGTTTCATTAGCATATTTTCTCTTCATGAAACTGAAGCAGAACAACAAGTTTGAGAAGCCAGTACTCAAGTCCAGTTCTTGGAATTTCAAGCACTACCGCGTGATAAACTTCAATGAGTCTGAAATCATTGATGGGATCAAGGCTGAGAATATGATAGGAAAAGGAGGATCTGGGAATGTTTACAAGGTTGTGCTTAAAACTGGGGAAGAACTTGCAGTGAAACACATATGGTCTTCAAATCCAAGTGTTCAGGGGAGTTGCAGGAGCAGCTCAGCTATGCTGAGAAGGGGTTCTTCAAGGTCACCTGAGTATGATGCTGAGGTGGCTACTCTGAGCTCTATAAGGCATGTGAATGTGGTGAAGCTCTATTGTAGCATCACAAGTGAAGATAGTAGCTTGCTTGTGTATGAGTTCTTGCCAAATGGGAGCTTGTGGGAGAGGTTGCACTGTTGTACGAAGACTCAGATGGGGTGGGAGGTTAGGTATGACATTGCAATTGGTGCTGCTAGAGGATTGGAGTACCTGCATCATGGGTGTGATAGGCCTGTTATACACAGGGATGTGAAATCCAGTAACATATTGTTGGATGAGAAATGGAAGCCAAGGATTGCTGATTTTGGACTTGCCAAGATTCTGCAGGGAGGAGCAGGCAATTGGACCAATGTCATTGCTGGAACACTTGGCTACATGGCTCCTG AGTATGCGTATACTTGCAAAGTGACAGAGAAGAGTGATGTTTACAGTTTTGGGGTGGTGCTGATGGAATTGGTCACAGGGAAGAGGCCTATGGAGACAGAGTTTGGAGAGAACAAGGACATAGTCTACTGGGTATGCAGCAATATTAGGGACAAAGAAAATGCAGTTCAGTTAGTGGATCCTACCATTGCAAAGCATTTCAAAGAAGATGCAATGAAGGTGTTGAGAATCGCCACATTGTGCACGGCCAAATTTCCAGCTTCAAGGCCTTCAATGAGAATGTTGGTTCAAATGTTGGAAGAGATTGAGCCTTGTGCTTCAAGTTCAACCAAAGTGATTGTGACCATAGATGGCTAA
- the LOC130730095 gene encoding soluble inorganic pyrophosphatase 6, chloroplastic-like produces the protein MAATRAIAIASNSTCSLLTKRPFLGSHSLCLKNLKLSSSSRTTRSFTCKAIYNPQVSIKEEGQPQTLDYRVFFVDQSGNKVSPWHDIPLKLGDGVFNFIVEIPKETSAKMEVATDEPFTPIKQDTKKGKLRFYPYNIHWNYGLLPQTWEDPSLANSEVDGAFGDNDPVDVVEIGESQRKIGEILKVKPLAALAMIDEGELDWKIVAISLDDPKASLVNDIDDVEKHFPGTLTAIRDWFRDYKIPDGKPANKFGLGNQAANKDYALKVITETNESWAKLIKRSIPAGELSLV, from the exons ATGGCAGCCACCAGAGCAATAGCCATAGCCAGCAACTCCACATGCTCTCTTCTCACTAAGAGACCCTTTCTGGGTTCCCATTCCCTTTGCCTCAAGAACCtcaagctttcttcttcttctaggaCTACCAGGTCTTTCACCTGCAAGGCCATCTACAACCCCCAGGTTTCGATCAAGGAGGAAGGTCAGCCACAAACCCTCGATTACAGAGTCTTTTTCGTCGATCAATCTGGTAACAAG GTTTCTCCCTGGCATGATATTCCACTGAAGTTAGGTGATGGTGTCTTCAACTTCATTGTTGAAATACCAAAAGAAACCAGTGCAAAGATGGAGGTTGCCACTGATGAGCCTTTCACTCCCATAAAACAGGATACAAAAAAGGGGAAGCTTCGATTTTACCC CTATAATATACATTGGAACTATGGCTTACTTCCCCAAACTTGGGAAGATCCATCTCTTGCAAACTCTGAAGTTGACGGAGCATTTGGAGATAATGACCCAG TTGATGTAGTTGAGATTGGCGAAAGCCAGAGGAAAATAGGCGAGATTCTGAAGGTCAAACCATTGGCTGCATTAGCCATGATTGATGAAGGAGAACTTGATTGGAAAATAGTTGCAATTTCACTAGATGACCCAAAAGCTTCACTCGTAAATGATATCGATGATGTTGAGAAGCATTTTCCA GGAACCCTCACTGCAATTAGGGACTGGTTCAGAGACTACAAGATACCTGATGGGAAGCCTGCTAATAAATTTGGGCTTGGCAACCAGGCTGCAAATAAG GATTATGCGCTTAAGGTCATTACAGAGACCAATGAGTCCTGGGCTAAACTTATCAAGAGATCAATTCCTGCAGGAGAGCTGTCACTTGTGTAA
- the LOC130730096 gene encoding lycopene beta cyclase, chloroplastic/chromoplastic has product MDTLLKTPNKLGFLHPLHGYSEKLNNSGSSRLEFRFGSKKPVVKWGGCGGGLRASSSALLELVPEVKKENLDFELPLYDSMKGAVVDLAVVGGGPAGLAVAQQVSEAGLSVCAIDPNPRLIWPNNYGVWVDEFEAMDLLDCLDTTWSGAVVYIDDKTKKYLDRPYGRVNRKLLKSKMLQKCISNGVKFHQAKVIKVIHEESKSMLICNDGVTIQATVVLDATGFSRSLVQYDKPYNPGYQVAYGILAEVEEHPFDVDKMLFMDWRDSHLDNNMELKEKNSRIPTFLYAMPFSSTKIFLEETSLVARPGLRMDDIQDRMVARLKHLGIKVKSIEEDEHCVIPMGGPLPVLPQRVIGIGGTAGMVHPSTGYMVARTLAAAPIVANAIVQYLGSDRGISGDGLSSLVWKDLWPIERRRQREFFCFGMDILLKLDLPGTRRFFDAFFDLEPHYWHGFLSSRLFLPELLVFGLSLFSYASNTSRIEIMAKGTVPLVNMINNLIQDKE; this is encoded by the coding sequence ATGGATACTTTGCTCAAAACACCTAACAAGCTTGGATTTTTGCATCCACTTCATGGTTATTCAGAGAAATTGAACAATTCAGGgtcctctaggttggagtttagGTTTGGTTCCAAGAAACCAGTGGTGAAGTGGGGTGGATGTGGTGGTGGTTTGAGGGCTAGTAGCAGTGCCCTTCTAGAGCTTGTTCCAGAGGTCAAGAAGGAGAATCTGGATTTTGAACTTCCTTTGTATGATTCGATGAAGGGAGCTGTTGTCGATCTCGCGGTTGTGGGAGGAGGCCCTGCAGGGCTTGCAGTTGCTCAGCAGGTTTCTGAGGCAGGGCTTTCAGTTTGTGCAATTGACCCAAACCCTAGGTTGATTTGGCCCAATAATTATGGTGTTTGGGTGGATGAATTTGAAGCCATGGATTTGCTTGATTGCCTTGACACCACTTGGTCTGGTGCTGTTGTCTACATTGATGACAAAACAAAGAAGTATCTAGATAGACCTTATGGTAGGGTTAATAGGAAGCTGTTGAAGTCAAAGATGCTGCAAAAATGCATTTCAAATGGTGTCAAGTTTCACCAGGCTAAAGTCATCAAGGTTATTCATGAGGAATCGAAGTCCATGTTGATTTGCAATGACGGCGTCACTATTCAGGCTACTGTGGTTCTTGATGCAACTGGCTTTTCAAGATCTCTTGTTCAGTATGATAAGCCTTATAATCCAGGTTACCAAGTTGCCTATGGGATTTTAGCTGAGGTTGAGGAGCACCCGTTTGACGTGGATAAAATGCTTTTTATGGACTGGAGAGACTCACATCTGGACAATAATatggagctgaaggagaagaataGCAGAATACCCACTTTTTTATATGCAATGCCCTTTTCATCCACCAAGATATTTCTTGAAGAAACCTCTCTTGTTGCACGCCCTGGATTGCGTATGGATGATATACAGGACAGAATGGTTGCTAGGCTAAAACACTTGGGCATTAAAGTGAAGAGCATTGAAGAGGATGAGCACTGTGTCATTCCGATGGGTGGCCCCTTACCGGTTCTCCCGCAAAGAGTTATTGGAATCGGTGGTACTGCCGGGATGGTGCATCCTTCAACTGGGTATATGGTAGCAAGGACCCTAGCTGCTGCTCCTATTGTTGCTAATGCTATTGTTCAGTACCTTGGTTCTGATAGAGGCATCTCAGGAGATGGATTATCTTCACTAGTGTGGAAAGATTTATGGCCCATCGAAAGGAGGCGGCAGAGGGAGTTCTTCTGTTTCGGTATGGACATCTTACTCAAGCTTGATTTACCCGGCACGAGGAGATTTTTTGATGCATTTTTTGATCTCGAACCTCATTACTGGCATGGATTCCTATCATCAAGACTGTTTCTTCCAGAGCTGCTAGTTTTTGGTCTCTCTCTATTTTCTTATGCTTCTAATACTTCTAGGATAGAGATTATGGCGAAGGGAACTGTTCCTTTGGTAAATATGATCAACAACTTGATACAAGATAaagaataa